One genomic window of Deltaproteobacteria bacterium includes the following:
- a CDS encoding MFS transporter, with product MDRSKSAVFFVSYLLYFFSFWMVLAYLPILFKSYGFSDQQIGFAIGLTSLSSIILVLPFGVFSDYFSPKRTLTLGAICYSCYFLLLITVRDFFGVCFVVILGGVGAATIRVVLMSLYLKLIDHTGRGKKVAFLHLGGYLGFGLGPLVGGYVYETLGAVLMIKGALILSIVIILLTLLAKDAPPVVFSFKDYNQDIRKPDVLFLMTVVFVLGTHFGAEQTSLSLLMKDIIGLNKKEIGLVFFALGIWMAFLVPFAGILMDKKERVFLLLLVGLLISSCFQVVTAFTNTFFSLLIVRMIHTAGDTLAILESDVLTARFFPAARLGGNSGLIFCIRTSAIFIFAAFSGWLNQVWGYKMPFLMNGIMVFAFSLAALFFRGRTSERRRQEA from the coding sequence ATGGACCGATCCAAATCAGCTGTATTTTTTGTCTCTTATCTCCTCTATTTCTTTTCCTTCTGGATGGTCCTTGCATACCTGCCTATACTTTTCAAGTCCTACGGTTTTAGCGATCAGCAGATAGGCTTTGCCATAGGACTGACCTCACTCTCAAGCATTATTCTGGTGCTTCCCTTTGGTGTGTTTTCAGACTACTTCTCCCCGAAGAGGACACTCACCTTGGGCGCCATCTGTTACAGTTGTTATTTCTTGCTCCTTATCACCGTGAGAGACTTCTTCGGCGTCTGCTTTGTGGTGATCCTTGGAGGTGTGGGGGCCGCCACTATCAGGGTGGTCTTGATGTCTCTTTATCTTAAGCTCATAGATCACACTGGACGAGGGAAAAAAGTGGCCTTCCTGCATCTGGGCGGGTACTTGGGTTTCGGACTTGGGCCTCTTGTAGGCGGGTATGTCTATGAAACATTAGGTGCAGTTCTCATGATCAAAGGGGCGTTGATCCTGTCCATTGTCATTATACTGCTAACGCTCCTTGCAAAAGATGCTCCGCCTGTGGTTTTCAGTTTCAAGGACTACAACCAGGATATAAGAAAGCCGGATGTCCTGTTTCTCATGACCGTGGTTTTTGTCCTCGGCACCCACTTCGGGGCCGAGCAGACAAGCCTCAGCCTTCTTATGAAGGATATCATCGGGCTGAACAAAAAGGAGATAGGGCTTGTGTTTTTTGCCTTGGGGATCTGGATGGCCTTTCTAGTGCCATTTGCCGGTATCCTCATGGACAAGAAAGAGAGGGTCTTCTTGTTGCTCCTCGTGGGACTTCTGATATCGAGCTGTTTTCAGGTCGTAACAGCTTTCACAAACACGTTTTTCAGCCTTCTCATAGTCAGGATGATTCATACAGCAGGTGACACCCTGGCCATCTTGGAGTCCGATGTGCTCACCGCTCGTTTTTTTCCGGCAGCAAGACTTGGCGGGAATTCGGGGCTCATTTTCTGTATACGGACATCGGCCATATTCATATTTGCCGCTTTTTCAGGATGGCTCAACCAGGTCTGGGGTTACAAAATGCCTTTTCTTATGAATGGGATTATGGTATTCGCATTTTCTCTTGCAGCGCTTTTCTTTCGTGGCAGGACTTCTGAGCGCAGAAGACAGGAAGCCTAA
- a CDS encoding XTP/dITP diphosphatase — MTSKQWLVLATRNPGKTREMSELLKDFPVEIKNLDDFGPIPDVEEDGDTFDDNAFKKASFTAKVLGLPALADDSGLEVEALQGAPGVRSARYAGPYATDQENNDKLLKEMKGEANRRAAFMCVISIAVPSGVALTYEARCEGLIAEAPAGDNGFGYDPVFFYPPMNRTFAQLSAQEKNQVSHRGKALAEMKEEFDKVLIWLRQRL; from the coding sequence ATGACAAGTAAGCAATGGCTGGTTTTGGCTACGCGAAACCCGGGAAAGACAAGAGAGATGTCAGAGCTTTTGAAAGATTTTCCCGTGGAAATCAAGAACCTGGATGACTTTGGCCCCATACCTGATGTTGAAGAAGATGGCGACACATTTGACGACAATGCCTTCAAGAAGGCCTCATTCACAGCCAAAGTCCTTGGGCTGCCCGCCCTCGCGGATGATTCCGGCCTGGAGGTGGAAGCCCTGCAAGGCGCTCCGGGCGTGCGCTCAGCGCGGTATGCAGGGCCGTATGCTACTGACCAGGAAAACAACGACAAATTATTGAAGGAGATGAAGGGAGAGGCAAACCGAAGAGCAGCCTTTATGTGCGTAATCTCTATTGCGGTTCCGTCCGGCGTGGCCCTCACATACGAAGCCCGGTGTGAGGGATTGATTGCCGAAGCGCCTGCCGGCGACAACGGATTCGGCTATGACCCTGTGTTCTTTTATCCGCCCATGAACAGGACCTTTGCGCAGCTTTCTGCGCAAGAGAAGAACCAAGTCAGTCACCGCGGAAAGGCCTTGGCAGAGATGAAAGAGGAATTTGACAAGGTCTTGATCTGGCTTCGGCAAAGGCTCTAA